In Chlorogloeopsis sp. ULAP01, the following proteins share a genomic window:
- a CDS encoding PIG-L family deacetylase: MRLQRIYSQILGKFENAWQLIQAEILFRWILPTKSQPLSVSQKPAMVFAPHQDDETFGCGGMIALKRELGVPVKVVFLTDGHKSYFQIKPEDIVQVRKQEATTALNILGVESPEDIYFIEQPDGELRHISNEQQSNTINQLLQLLESFQPAEVYVPHQKDKHPDHEATYDLVYAALQKSGIKAQVFQYPIWLFWKMPPLFRVNLKPLGQSYQLSIKSVLNKKQQAIHVYDSQRHTLPFSFMRRFFLPSEIFFQ; encoded by the coding sequence ATGCGGCTGCAAAGAATTTATTCTCAGATACTCGGAAAGTTTGAAAATGCTTGGCAATTAATTCAAGCTGAAATATTATTTCGCTGGATCTTACCGACAAAAAGTCAACCGCTATCAGTGAGCCAAAAACCAGCAATGGTATTTGCTCCCCATCAAGATGATGAAACTTTTGGTTGTGGCGGTATGATTGCTCTCAAACGTGAGCTTGGAGTTCCTGTTAAAGTTGTATTTTTGACTGATGGACACAAATCATACTTTCAAATCAAACCTGAGGATATTGTTCAAGTTCGCAAACAAGAAGCTACAACCGCACTCAACATATTGGGAGTTGAATCACCAGAAGACATATATTTTATCGAGCAACCAGATGGTGAACTACGGCATATTTCTAATGAGCAACAATCAAATACCATTAACCAGCTACTTCAGCTGTTAGAGTCTTTTCAGCCAGCAGAAGTCTACGTTCCTCATCAAAAAGACAAGCATCCAGATCATGAGGCTACTTATGATTTAGTTTACGCTGCACTTCAAAAATCTGGAATTAAAGCTCAAGTCTTCCAATATCCAATCTGGTTATTTTGGAAAATGCCACCACTTTTTAGGGTAAACCTAAAACCTCTAGGTCAGTCTTATCAATTATCTATTAAGTCTGTATTAAATAAAAAACAACAAGCAATCCATGTGTATGATTCTCAACGTCATACCTTGCCTTTCAGCTTTATGAGAAGATTTTTCTTGCCTTCTGAAATCTTCTTTCAATAG
- a CDS encoding glycosyltransferase family 2 protein — protein MRVSVIIPCFNAADTIAVQLEALANQKWSQSWEVIISDNGSTDNSMSIVEEYKTRIPNLRIIDSSDRKGPGYARNMGAKAAKGDGLLFIDADDEVAPEWLAAMGEALSKYDFVAGRHELKKLNEPEILRWYQLENCTGAVVENQYLPFAGAGNMGVKRSLHNAIGGFDGALLLVEDVDYCWRIQQRGTKLHYVPEAIAHIRLRTNLIGAYKRAWKMGTCEALLYKKHRPLGMPQMITWKTFLKTAVILTFQVLLLQIRDQESLAKWLMSFGWRAGQLRGCIKHRYLPV, from the coding sequence ATGAGAGTGAGCGTAATTATACCGTGTTTCAATGCGGCTGATACTATAGCTGTGCAATTGGAGGCACTTGCTAATCAAAAATGGTCGCAGTCTTGGGAGGTTATTATCTCTGATAACGGCTCAACTGACAATTCAATGTCAATTGTAGAAGAGTATAAGACACGCATACCCAACCTTCGCATTATTGACTCATCTGATCGCAAAGGCCCAGGATATGCTCGTAATATGGGTGCAAAGGCAGCTAAAGGAGATGGACTACTGTTTATTGATGCTGATGACGAAGTTGCTCCTGAATGGTTAGCAGCAATGGGTGAGGCTCTTTCCAAATATGATTTTGTTGCTGGACGACACGAATTGAAGAAGCTTAATGAACCTGAGATTCTCAGATGGTATCAATTGGAGAATTGTACTGGGGCAGTTGTAGAAAATCAATACCTGCCATTTGCAGGTGCAGGTAACATGGGAGTTAAGCGTTCACTCCATAATGCCATTGGTGGTTTTGATGGAGCCTTGCTTTTGGTAGAAGATGTTGACTACTGCTGGAGAATTCAGCAAAGAGGAACAAAACTTCACTACGTGCCAGAGGCGATCGCTCATATTCGTTTGCGTACCAACCTCATTGGTGCATACAAAAGAGCTTGGAAGATGGGTACTTGCGAGGCATTACTGTATAAAAAACATCGTCCACTTGGTATGCCTCAAATGATAACATGGAAAACATTTCTAAAAACAGCGGTAATTCTTACTTTTCAAGTGTTGCTTTTACAAATTCGTGATCAAGAAAGTTTAGCTAAATGGTTGATGAGCTTTGGTTGGCGTGCGGGGCAACTGCGAGGTTGTATTAAGCATCGGTATTTACCAGTCTAG